A window of Bacteroidales bacterium contains these coding sequences:
- a CDS encoding S8 family serine peptidase, which translates to MPSTEKPLVINILDNKDWGFIDFKIDELWKISRGKDIKVAVLDSGLNYNMDDFKNNKNISYYNAFMDSENKTDCLDDSYGHGTNCAGILCAQGKVISGVAPDINLLSVKITNETGERTSKAILKGLEKAIALNSDVISLSFSIAKLDENFNGIHDKIKEAYQKDIVVLAAAGDSGALDFPVDNFPASFVECLSIGGIDRTRKRSKYSTKSNFLDLMGPGEDLMSVLSPDIKINGTSFSTPFVAGVIALLKSFAKSKNLSLTNIEIYDILKRTADIKVADTYNLVDYGWGIMDPVAAFNLLSTK; encoded by the coding sequence ATGCCATCAACAGAAAAACCACTGGTTATAAATATTTTAGATAATAAAGACTGGGGATTTATTGATTTTAAGATTGATGAACTTTGGAAGATATCCAGAGGAAAAGATATTAAAGTAGCAGTGCTTGATTCGGGATTGAATTATAATATGGATGACTTTAAAAATAACAAAAACATCTCTTATTATAATGCATTTATGGATTCTGAAAATAAAACTGATTGTCTTGATGATTCTTATGGACATGGAACTAATTGTGCCGGCATTTTATGTGCACAAGGCAAAGTTATTTCCGGTGTTGCTCCTGACATAAATTTACTTTCTGTAAAAATTACCAATGAAACAGGAGAAAGGACTTCAAAAGCAATTTTAAAAGGCCTGGAAAAAGCAATTGCGCTTAATTCGGATGTTATATCTTTAAGCTTTAGTATAGCTAAATTGGATGAAAATTTTAATGGTATTCATGATAAAATAAAAGAAGCTTATCAGAAGGATATTGTTGTTTTAGCTGCTGCCGGTGATAGTGGTGCATTGGATTTCCCGGTGGATAATTTTCCCGCATCATTTGTAGAATGTCTTTCAATAGGCGGAATTGACAGGACAAGGAAAAGAAGTAAATATTCAACCAAAAGTAATTTTCTTGATTTAATGGGACCAGGGGAGGATTTGATGTCGGTATTAAGTCCTGATATAAAAATAAACGGGACAAGTTTCTCTACACCCTTTGTTGCAGGTGTTATCGCTTTATTAAAGTCATTTGCAAAAAGTAAAAATCTTTCATTGACAAATATTGAAATATATGATATCCTTAAAAGGACTGCTGATATCAAGGTTGCGGATACCTATAACCTGGTCGATTACGGATGGGGGATCATGGATCCTGTTGCAGCTTTCAACTTATTATCTACGAAATAA
- a CDS encoding histidine phosphatase family protein, with protein sequence MKTIYIVRHAKSSWNMIDIPDEQRPLLEKGKKRIKKVIDYLHEKHIKVDYIISSHAVRAHETAKILAHALKYPIENIKIDSKIYHGNGDDILNQFYDLPDRFDSVMIVGHNPSLTDFVNIFLKSPIDNLPTSGVVSFTFDTDKWEKVANAGRKTNFILFPKELPGK encoded by the coding sequence ATGAAAACCATCTACATCGTCAGGCATGCTAAATCATCATGGAATATGATAGATATACCAGATGAACAACGACCGTTGCTGGAGAAAGGTAAGAAAAGGATCAAAAAGGTCATTGATTACCTGCATGAAAAACATATCAAGGTTGATTACATTATTTCCAGCCATGCCGTCAGGGCGCATGAAACGGCTAAAATCCTGGCACACGCTTTAAAATACCCTATCGAAAACATCAAGATCGATTCAAAGATTTATCATGGCAATGGTGACGATATCCTGAACCAATTCTATGATCTGCCCGACCGCTTCGACTCGGTGATGATCGTTGGCCATAACCCTTCATTGACAGATTTTGTAAATATTTTCCTGAAATCCCCTATCGACAACCTTCCAACTTCGGGAGTGGTCAGCTTTACTTTTGATACGGACAAATGGGAGAAAGTGGCTAATGCTGGCCGGAAAACGAATTTCATTCTCTTTCCTAAAGAATTGCCGGGAAAATAA
- the ppk1 gene encoding polyphosphate kinase 1, whose translation MDESDQYYFNREISWLHFNERVLQEAMDTATPLLEQVKFLGIYSNNRDEFFRVRVATLKRMIKLQENEPVPDPKYKNILDQVLEIVSSQEKLFTRAYTKVTKELARNNIHLIDETQLTPIQGAFVMQFYRDKVRPNLFPLMLNGGRSSFSLQDASIYLTIRLRKSFDPEAKEIALIQVPTDVTGRFISLPDDGSKCFIILMDDVIRYCLQDIFSPFGYDRFDTYTIKFTRDAELEIDNDVSKSFLELLSESVKKRKLGEAVRFVYDNSMPDDLLKLLTKKLNISKKDTMRGGGRYHNFKDFMEFPKVGHDKLRYPPAPPLPHRDLREHHSMFEAIRKKDVLLNFPYQSFQYIIDLLREASIDSQVRSIKMVFYRTTRNSAAMNALINAARNGKYVTVFMEIQARFDEEANIYWTQRLQEEGVKVIQTIPGYKVHAKLILIRRHENGSNQLYANVSTGNYNETTAKVFSDFSLLTCDERICCDVYNIFELLESKFILPTFETLIVSPFQVREFFMGLLDREIQNASEGKDAWAIIKLNSIVDRKIAARLYEASQAGVHIDLINRGICVIKPGVPGISENIHAFSIVDKFLEHSRVYVFCNGGDPRYFTSSADWMPRNFDHRIEVVCPIFDKDIQQELWDVLHIQMRDNVKSRYLGSDNLNQYRKTQDSVTHRAQFEIYDYYKERGF comes from the coding sequence ATGGATGAATCCGATCAATATTATTTTAACCGCGAGATCAGCTGGCTTCATTTCAATGAACGGGTGCTGCAGGAAGCCATGGACACGGCGACACCACTTCTTGAGCAGGTTAAATTTCTTGGTATTTATTCCAACAACCGCGACGAATTTTTCCGTGTGAGAGTGGCAACGCTTAAGCGGATGATCAAACTGCAGGAAAATGAGCCTGTACCCGATCCCAAATATAAAAATATCCTGGATCAGGTACTGGAGATTGTTTCCAGCCAGGAAAAACTGTTTACCAGGGCCTACACAAAAGTCACGAAAGAACTGGCCAGAAATAACATTCATCTGATCGACGAAACCCAGCTTACACCCATACAGGGAGCGTTTGTCATGCAATTTTACCGCGATAAGGTCAGGCCGAATCTTTTCCCACTTATGCTCAATGGCGGCAGGAGTTCTTTTTCCCTGCAAGACGCTTCCATCTACCTCACGATCAGGTTGAGGAAATCGTTTGATCCTGAAGCCAAGGAAATTGCCCTGATCCAGGTACCGACCGATGTGACAGGGCGCTTCATTTCATTGCCCGATGATGGAAGTAAATGTTTCATAATCCTGATGGATGATGTCATCCGCTATTGCCTGCAAGATATATTTTCACCTTTCGGTTACGACCGGTTTGATACCTATACGATCAAATTCACCCGTGACGCTGAACTGGAAATCGACAATGATGTTTCCAAGAGTTTCCTTGAGCTGTTGAGTGAAAGTGTCAAGAAACGAAAATTAGGAGAAGCGGTTAGATTCGTTTACGATAATTCCATGCCGGATGACCTGCTGAAATTGCTGACCAAGAAGCTCAATATTTCGAAGAAGGATACTATGCGTGGCGGTGGAAGGTATCATAATTTTAAAGATTTCATGGAATTTCCCAAGGTCGGGCATGACAAACTGCGGTATCCTCCGGCTCCTCCCCTTCCCCACAGGGATCTCCGTGAACATCACAGCATGTTTGAAGCGATCAGGAAAAAAGATGTCCTGCTGAATTTCCCTTACCAGTCGTTCCAGTATATCATCGACCTGTTGAGGGAAGCATCCATCGATTCGCAGGTGAGGTCTATCAAGATGGTCTTTTACCGGACTACGCGCAATTCCGCCGCGATGAATGCCCTCATTAACGCTGCCCGCAACGGGAAATACGTGACGGTTTTCATGGAAATCCAGGCCCGTTTCGATGAAGAGGCGAATATTTACTGGACCCAACGTTTGCAGGAGGAAGGGGTCAAGGTTATCCAGACTATTCCCGGTTATAAAGTCCATGCCAAACTGATCCTGATCCGCCGCCATGAAAATGGCTCCAACCAGCTTTATGCCAATGTCAGCACCGGGAATTACAACGAAACTACGGCAAAGGTCTTTTCCGATTTCAGCCTGCTTACCTGCGACGAACGGATATGTTGCGATGTATACAATATTTTCGAGCTGCTTGAAAGCAAGTTCATCCTGCCGACATTCGAGACATTGATCGTATCACCCTTCCAGGTGCGGGAATTCTTCATGGGGTTGCTTGACAGGGAGATTCAAAATGCCAGTGAAGGCAAGGATGCCTGGGCCATAATCAAACTGAACAGCATAGTCGACCGGAAAATAGCGGCCAGGCTTTATGAAGCCAGCCAGGCAGGGGTTCACATCGACCTGATCAACCGGGGGATTTGCGTGATCAAGCCGGGAGTGCCTGGCATCAGCGAAAACATCCACGCTTTTTCCATCGTTGATAAATTCCTCGAACATTCGCGGGTTTACGTTTTCTGCAATGGTGGTGATCCGCGCTATTTCACCTCTTCGGCCGACTGGATGCCCCGCAACTTCGATCATCGCATTGAAGTCGTCTGCCCCATTTTCGATAAAGATATTCAGCAGGAGTTATGGGATGTTCTTCACATTCAGATGCGCGACAATGTCAAATCACGATACCTGGGCTCTGATAACCTCAACCAGTACCGCAAGACCCAGGATAGCGTGACCCACCGGGCGCAGTTTGAGATTTACGATTACTACAAGGAGCGTGGATTTTAG
- a CDS encoding molybdopterin molybdotransferase MoeA yields MISYEEALQIVLIHTYPTGNETVSLQELTGRVLAEDVFSDINMPPFNRSAVDGYACRKTDIRQPLEVVETVRAGVFPTKKIHSGQCTRIMTGAPVPKGADCVFMEEESAEITPDKVRFTGEKTKINISPFAEDIREGERVLASGTLISPQHIAIMAAVGYVNPKVAIRPKVAVIATGDEIVEPHLKPGISQIRNSNGYQLTAQAGKAGAIPAYLGIASDSEEDTFRMITEALAQSDVVLITGGVSMGTFDFVPEIFEKAGIDILFSTIALQPGKPTIFGTIGDKRVFGLPGNPVSCFTIFEILVKPMLWKMMGVREPVRSLRLPLGLDYQRKRSDRMQWLPVQIRDGRVYPLEYHGSAHIFALATAHAIAAIPLGITKLSVGDLIDVRPV; encoded by the coding sequence ATGATCAGTTACGAAGAGGCGTTACAAATCGTATTAATTCATACGTACCCAACTGGAAATGAAACAGTTTCATTACAGGAATTAACCGGAAGGGTGCTTGCTGAAGATGTGTTTTCGGACATAAATATGCCTCCTTTTAACCGCTCGGCCGTGGACGGTTATGCTTGCCGGAAAACTGACATCCGCCAGCCGCTTGAAGTAGTTGAAACGGTAAGGGCCGGAGTGTTTCCCACGAAAAAGATCCACTCCGGGCAATGCACGCGCATCATGACAGGCGCCCCAGTCCCAAAAGGAGCAGATTGCGTGTTTATGGAGGAGGAAAGTGCTGAAATTACACCAGACAAAGTCAGATTTACCGGGGAAAAGACCAAGATCAACATTTCACCCTTCGCGGAAGATATCAGGGAAGGCGAACGCGTCCTTGCATCCGGAACCCTCATAAGCCCCCAGCACATCGCCATTATGGCAGCCGTGGGATATGTAAATCCAAAAGTTGCCATCAGGCCAAAAGTGGCAGTGATCGCAACAGGCGACGAGATCGTGGAACCCCATCTGAAACCGGGAATCTCCCAGATCAGGAACAGCAATGGTTACCAATTGACGGCACAAGCCGGTAAAGCAGGGGCTATCCCGGCTTACCTGGGCATTGCATCCGATAGTGAAGAGGACACTTTCCGGATGATAACTGAAGCTTTAGCGCAGTCTGACGTTGTCCTGATCACCGGTGGTGTTTCCATGGGAACCTTTGATTTTGTTCCGGAAATCTTCGAAAAAGCAGGGATTGATATCCTTTTCAGTACCATCGCCCTTCAACCCGGGAAACCGACCATTTTCGGGACAATAGGCGATAAGAGGGTCTTCGGCCTCCCGGGAAACCCTGTTTCCTGCTTTACAATCTTTGAAATCCTGGTCAAACCAATGCTTTGGAAGATGATGGGCGTGCGGGAACCTGTCCGGAGTCTTCGCCTCCCCCTGGGCCTGGATTATCAACGCAAAAGGTCTGACCGGATGCAATGGCTCCCGGTGCAAATCCGGGATGGCCGGGTATATCCTCTTGAATACCACGGTTCAGCCCATATTTTTGCCCTGGCCACTGCACACGCCATTGCTGCCATCCCCCTCGGTATCACGAAACTGTCTGTAGGAGACCTGATCGATGTACGACCGGTTTGA
- a CDS encoding radical SAM protein — protein MYDRFDRYIDYLRISVTDRCNLRCMYCMPAEGIQLLKHEDILSFDEITEVARIAVEMGVRKIRLTGGEPLVRRGITDLVKMIAGIEGIEDLSMTTNGILLDKFAIPLKEAGLHRINVSLDTLDPVRYQHITRGGSLENVLEGLRKASEADLTPIKINCVVGELTDEEDAIQMKRFAEENNYQVRFIRQMDLAVGEFYVVEGGDGGNCRLCNRLRLTSNGMVKPCLFNATGFNVRELGAREAILKAVDNKPRCGTFNREEEFYRIGG, from the coding sequence ATGTACGACCGGTTTGACCGCTATATAGACTACCTGCGGATCTCGGTGACCGACCGTTGCAACCTGCGATGCATGTATTGCATGCCGGCAGAAGGGATACAGTTGCTGAAACATGAGGACATTCTCAGTTTTGATGAAATAACTGAAGTTGCCCGTATCGCTGTGGAAATGGGTGTCCGGAAAATCCGGCTGACGGGCGGTGAGCCATTGGTGCGCCGTGGCATCACCGACCTGGTGAAGATGATCGCCGGGATCGAAGGGATTGAGGACCTTTCGATGACAACCAACGGGATCTTACTGGATAAATTTGCCATCCCTCTCAAAGAAGCCGGTCTGCACCGGATCAACGTCAGTCTCGATACGCTCGACCCGGTCAGATATCAGCATATCACCCGTGGCGGATCATTGGAAAATGTGCTTGAAGGATTAAGGAAAGCAAGTGAAGCAGACCTTACCCCGATCAAGATCAATTGCGTAGTCGGGGAACTGACAGATGAAGAAGATGCCATTCAGATGAAACGATTTGCGGAAGAAAATAATTACCAGGTGAGGTTCATTCGTCAAATGGACCTGGCAGTAGGAGAATTCTATGTTGTTGAAGGAGGAGATGGGGGCAACTGCCGCTTATGCAACCGGCTGCGCCTGACTTCCAACGGGATGGTCAAACCCTGTCTTTTCAATGCAACGGGATTCAATGTCAGGGAACTTGGTGCAAGGGAAGCGATTCTTAAGGCCGTGGACAACAAACCCAGGTGCGGAACGTTTAACCGGGAAGAGGAGTTTTACAGGATCGGGGGATGA